The following coding sequences lie in one Drosophila bipectinata strain 14024-0381.07 chromosome XR, DbipHiC1v2, whole genome shotgun sequence genomic window:
- the Hecw gene encoding E3 ubiquitin-protein ligase HECW2 isoform X2: MGLFSKFVYTFHMWENLFEQEIMSYVPIEERSPQGSPVLSSRMPQRAPPPFRRDFEAKLRSFYRKLESKGYGQGPHKLKLHIRRSHLLEDAFRRIMSANKKDLQRGRLAVLWDTEEGLDYGGPSREFFFLLSRELFNPYYGLFEYSANDTYTVQVSPLSAFVDNCHDWFRFSGRVLGLALVHQYLLDAFFTRPFYKALLRLPVALSDLESLDNEFHQSLQWIRDNDIGSGVDLGLTFCVTEELLGRVVERELKPGGKNMIVNEKNKKEYLERMIKWRLERGVQEQTESLVRGFYEVVDSRLVSVFDARELELVIAGTAEIDTNDWRLNTEYRSGYHDNHQVIVWFWQVIERFSNEQRLRLLQFVTGTSSIPYEGFSALRGSTGPRRFCIEKWGKPNALPRAHTCFNRLDLPPYPTPELLYEKLLLAVEETNTFGIE; encoded by the exons ATGGGTCTCTTCTCCAAGTTCGTCTACACCTTCCACATGTGGGAGAA CCTGTTCGAGCAGGAGATCATGAGCTATGTTCCCATTGAGGAGCGCAGTCCCCAGGGCTCGCCCGTTCTCAGCTCCCGGATGCCGCAGAGGGCGCCGCCACCCTTCCGGCGTGACTTTGAGGCCAAGCTAAGGAGCTTCTACCGCAAACTGGAGTCCAAGGGATACGGCCAGGGGCCACACAAACTCAA GCTCCACATCCGACGCAGCCACTTGCTGGAGGACGCCTTCCGGAGGATCATGTCGGCCAACAAGAAGGACCTGCAACGCGGTCGCCTGGCGGTGCTGTGGGACACGGAGGAGGGCCTGGACTACGGCGGGCCCTCGCGCGAGTTCTTCTTCCTGCTCTCGCGGGAGCTCTTCAATCCGTACTACGGCCTGTTCGAGTACTCCGCCAACGACACGTACACGGTGCAGGTGTCGCCGCTGTCGGCCTTCGTGGACAACTGTCATGACTGGTTCCGGTTCAGTGGCAGGGTGCTGGGCCTGGCCCTGGTCCACCAGTACCTGCTGGACGCCTTCTTCACCCGGCCCTTCTACAAGGCCCTGCTGCGGCTGCCGGTGGCGCTGAGCGATCTGGAGTCGCTGGACAACGAGTTCCACCAGTCGCTGCAGTGGATCCGCGACAACGATATCGGCAGTGGCGTCGATCTCGGTCTCACGTTCTGCGTTACGGAGGAGCTGCTGGGCCGGGTGGTGGAGCGGGAACTGAAGCCGGGCGGCAAGAACATGATCGTCAACGAGAAGAACAAGAAGGAGTACCTGGAACGGATGATCAAGTGGCGCTTGGAGCGCGGTGTTCAGGAACAAACCGAATCGCTGGTCAGGGGCTTCTACGAGGTGGTCGACTCCCGGCTGGTCTCCGTCTTCGATGCCCGGGAACTGGAGCTGGTGATCGCCGGCACTGCCGAGATCGACACCAATGACTGGCGCCTGAACACCGAATACCGTTCCGGCTACCATGACAACCATCAGGTGATCGTGTGGTTCTGGCAGGTGATCGAACGGTTCAGCAACGAACAGCGCCTCCGGCTGCTGCAGTTCGTCACCGGCACCTCGAGCATCCCCTACGAGGGCTTCTCCGCCCTGAGGGGTTCGACGGGACCCCGGCGCTTCTGTATCGAGAAGTGGGGCAAGCCGAATGCCCTGCCCCgtgcccatacctgcttcaatCGTCTGGATCTGCCGCCGTATCCCACGCCGGAGCTGCTCTACGAGAAGCTATTGCTGGCCGTCGAGGAAACGAATACGTTTGGTATCGAGTAG
- the Hecw gene encoding E3 ubiquitin-protein ligase HECW2 isoform X3: MGFLSKAAYIVWAVLFEQEIMSYVPIEERSPQGSPVLSSRMPQRAPPPFRRDFEAKLRSFYRKLESKGYGQGPHKLKLHIRRSHLLEDAFRRIMSANKKDLQRGRLAVLWDTEEGLDYGGPSREFFFLLSRELFNPYYGLFEYSANDTYTVQVSPLSAFVDNCHDWFRFSGRVLGLALVHQYLLDAFFTRPFYKALLRLPVALSDLESLDNEFHQSLQWIRDNDIGSGVDLGLTFCVTEELLGRVVERELKPGGKNMIVNEKNKKEYLERMIKWRLERGVQEQTESLVRGFYEVVDSRLVSVFDARELELVIAGTAEIDTNDWRLNTEYRSGYHDNHQVIVWFWQVIERFSNEQRLRLLQFVTGTSSIPYEGFSALRGSTGPRRFCIEKWGKPNALPRAHTCFNRLDLPPYPTPELLYEKLLLAVEETNTFGIE; encoded by the exons ATGGGCTTTCTTTCGAAGGCCGCCTACATTGTGTGGGCCGT CCTGTTCGAGCAGGAGATCATGAGCTATGTTCCCATTGAGGAGCGCAGTCCCCAGGGCTCGCCCGTTCTCAGCTCCCGGATGCCGCAGAGGGCGCCGCCACCCTTCCGGCGTGACTTTGAGGCCAAGCTAAGGAGCTTCTACCGCAAACTGGAGTCCAAGGGATACGGCCAGGGGCCACACAAACTCAA GCTCCACATCCGACGCAGCCACTTGCTGGAGGACGCCTTCCGGAGGATCATGTCGGCCAACAAGAAGGACCTGCAACGCGGTCGCCTGGCGGTGCTGTGGGACACGGAGGAGGGCCTGGACTACGGCGGGCCCTCGCGCGAGTTCTTCTTCCTGCTCTCGCGGGAGCTCTTCAATCCGTACTACGGCCTGTTCGAGTACTCCGCCAACGACACGTACACGGTGCAGGTGTCGCCGCTGTCGGCCTTCGTGGACAACTGTCATGACTGGTTCCGGTTCAGTGGCAGGGTGCTGGGCCTGGCCCTGGTCCACCAGTACCTGCTGGACGCCTTCTTCACCCGGCCCTTCTACAAGGCCCTGCTGCGGCTGCCGGTGGCGCTGAGCGATCTGGAGTCGCTGGACAACGAGTTCCACCAGTCGCTGCAGTGGATCCGCGACAACGATATCGGCAGTGGCGTCGATCTCGGTCTCACGTTCTGCGTTACGGAGGAGCTGCTGGGCCGGGTGGTGGAGCGGGAACTGAAGCCGGGCGGCAAGAACATGATCGTCAACGAGAAGAACAAGAAGGAGTACCTGGAACGGATGATCAAGTGGCGCTTGGAGCGCGGTGTTCAGGAACAAACCGAATCGCTGGTCAGGGGCTTCTACGAGGTGGTCGACTCCCGGCTGGTCTCCGTCTTCGATGCCCGGGAACTGGAGCTGGTGATCGCCGGCACTGCCGAGATCGACACCAATGACTGGCGCCTGAACACCGAATACCGTTCCGGCTACCATGACAACCATCAGGTGATCGTGTGGTTCTGGCAGGTGATCGAACGGTTCAGCAACGAACAGCGCCTCCGGCTGCTGCAGTTCGTCACCGGCACCTCGAGCATCCCCTACGAGGGCTTCTCCGCCCTGAGGGGTTCGACGGGACCCCGGCGCTTCTGTATCGAGAAGTGGGGCAAGCCGAATGCCCTGCCCCgtgcccatacctgcttcaatCGTCTGGATCTGCCGCCGTATCCCACGCCGGAGCTGCTCTACGAGAAGCTATTGCTGGCCGTCGAGGAAACGAATACGTTTGGTATCGAGTAG